The DNA window CCGCTCCTGCCTCACAACGACTCGCGCAACGCCACGCCCTCGCGTTCGGTCGCCTCGAGCAGGTCGAGCGCCTCGCCGAGGACCTCGCTGGCCGAGACGTCGGCGACGAACGAGTCCTCGTGCGCGCAGTCGCTGCGCATGCAGTCCGCGCCGCACGTGGGGCACGCGAGCCGCCAGGAGATCGCGTAGCGGTGACGGGACCGCGTCGGCAGGGCCGCCGTGATCACGTTGCCGGCCCAGAAGATGCCCACCGTCGGCGCGCCCACTGCCGCGGCGAGATGCAGCGGCCCGCTGTCGTTGCTGACGACCACGGCGCAACGCGCGTACAGCGCGCACACGCCACCGAGCGAGAGGCGACCGGCCAGGTCGACGGGCTTCTCGCGCATCGCCTCGCGCACCCCGACCGTGAGCAGCGCGTCGGGTGCCGCACCCGTCAGCACGACCGTCGCCCCGGCCCGGGCCAGCCCGTCCCCCACCTCGGCGAAGCGTTTCACCGGCCACCGCCGCCTGGCGTCGCCCGCGCCCGGGTTCATCGCCACGAGCGGCCGCGCCGCCGCCCCGGCGTCCAGGCGACGGGCGAGCACGGCTTGGGTCTCCAGGCGGTCGTCGTCCGTCACCTCCACCTCGGGCTCCCGCAACGTCTCGTCGGCGCCGAGTAGCGCAGCGACCTCCAGGTAGCGGACGTGCTCCGGCTGATAGAGGCGGTACGGCACCCATCGATCCAGCGCCGGCGCGTCCGCCCCCCGGAGCCCCGCGGTCAGGCCGGCGCCGAGGCTCGAGACGAACGGGTTGCTGTGCCTGCCGCCGCCGTGCATCTGCACCGCGACGTCGAACCTCTCGTGCCGCATCTGGGCGAAGAACCGCCTCTGCGCGCCCGGCTCCGGCGGTCCGTCGCTTCTCACGCCGCGGTACCTCGGCACGACGACCACTCGGTCCACCGGACCCGGACGTCCCCGCAGGAAGTCCTCGTGCCACGGCAGACCCAGCAGCGTCAGCCGCGAGCGGGGATGCGCCTCCTTCAGGGCGCACAGCGCCGGCAGCGCGAAGACGAGGTCCCCGATGCCGTTCGCGCGAAGCACGGCTATGCGCCGAAGCTCCTCGGCCATCTGCCCTCCCGCAGTCCACCTGAGGCGGCGTGCGGATACATACCCCGGGCGGCGTCCGCGCCCACACTCCCGCCGTTCGAGCCGGGGGCGTTTGGAAGCGGACGAGCCTGGAAATCAAGCGCTACCCGGCGAGACGCGCGGAGCGGCCGCCAGGACCGGCGGGACGCGAGCGAGGAGGCCCCCGATGAACGAGACCGAGATCGTCAAGCGGCTGAGCACCCTGCTGCAGATGGACCGCGACGCCGTGAAGCTCTACACGGAGGCGGGGCTCGCGATGGGCCACGCGGACCTCGGCATCGGCGCCGAGCGCTTCGGCGAGCACCACGCGCGCCACGCCGAGGAGATCGAGCGGGCGATCCGCGAGCGCCACCAGCAGCCCAAGCGGCCCACGCGGGAGTTCGAGTCGATCATGCGCCTGCACATGGACTCGATCAGCCGGTCGCGCGACGCGGACGAGACCATGATCACGATGCGGATGGCCGAGCGGATCATGAACCTGGAGTACGCCGAGGCCCTCGAGATGGAGATGCCCGAGGAGCTGCGCAGGATGCTGGAGCGCAACCTCACCGACGAGCAGGAGCACCTCGGCGCCATCGAGCAGTGGCTGGAGGACAACGTGGGCGCCGACGTCGGCTTCCACTTGTGAGCGGGGGCTGGAGGACGGTATGGGGTCACACTGGAAGCGCCTCACGCTCGGCGTCGCGGCGGTCGCGCTGCTCGCGGCCCTCGCCGTGGCGGCCGGCTGCGACGGCGACGGGCCGGGCTACGAACGCGGCGGGGACGAGCTCTGGCACGAGGTGGGATACGAGACCACGAAGGTCGTCTGATCCCTCTGCGAGCCGCGCCCGGCCATGCGGTCACGCCGCGGTCTCGACGACGGCTGCCGGCCTCGTCGGCCTCGCGGCGCTGCGCCGCACGCTTCGGTGCCACACCGCGTAGCTCGCGCCGGCCCCGGTGGCGTACAGGAACACCGCGGGCACGTAGGGCGCGGCGTACGAGACCTCCATCAGCCGCCCGCCGGCCATGTTGCCCGCGAGCCACATCATGTTCAGCGCGAAGAACATCCAGCCGGCCACGAGCGGCTTGTCCTCGGCAGGCACGTCTTCCATCGAGTACTGGTTGACCATCGGCCCGGCCATGTTCATCAGGGCGCCGCGCGCCCATAGCGCGCCGACGGCGACGGCGATGCTGCCGACGACCGGCACCAGCGCCAGGAACGGCACCGAGAGCCCCTGCAGCAGCGGCACGCCCCGCGTCAGCCCGAGCCTCCGGGCGATCACGGGCGTGCCGAACGATACGAGCGCGAGCACGACCGAGGCGGAGCCCTGGATGAGGCCGACCTGGGCGATCGTCGCGTGCAGGTGCTGCTTGAGGTACAGCGGGATGAACGGGATGACCATCCCGCCGCCCAGCGAGATGAAGCTCTGTGGCAGCACCAGCTTCCCCACCTTGCGCCAAGAGCGGAAGCGCCTGACCGCGCCCACGTAGGCCTGTGCGAGCCTCGTGCGCTCCTCGCGGGACTCGCGCACGGCGAGCATCGGCACGGCGCCCGCGGCCAGCAGCAGCGCTCCCAGCGCGATGGTCACCTGGTAGGAAGCGAGCTCGCCCACGCGCGGCGCGAGCATGGTCGGCAGGAAGCCGCCGGCGACCCCGCCGAGGAAGCCGGCGAGGACGCGATTCACGAACTCGGACGAGAACAAGTGGCCGCGCTCCTCGTCGCGAGAGCTCTCGGAGAGGAACGCGGAGTTGATCGCGCGCAGGAACCCGTCGCCCAGCCCGATGACGAGCGCAAGCCCGACCAGCACGCCCGCCAGCGGCAGCAGCGATTGCCCGAGCCGGGCGGCGACCATCAGCGCGATCGCCGAGACGATCAGCACCCGGTAGCCCGCCACTGCCACGAGCGGCGGACCTACCACGCACACCACCGCCGCCGCGAACGCCACGGCCGCCTCGACGTCACCGATCACGCGCTCCGGCATCCCCGCCGTCTTGATGTAGATCGTGAAGACCGTGGCGAGCATGCCGCCGCCGACTCCCTGGAAGAACCCCGAAACCAGGTACCTGTGCGCGTTGCGTGAGAAGCCCCCGACTGCGCTGCGGTAGTCCCGGACTTGGCAGGCCAACGCATCCGCACATCTCTTGACCAACGTGTCCCTCCTCCTTCGGGTCCCGGACTCGGCGCGCCGGAGCAACCGGGTTGCCAGGACCGCACCCTGAGGAGGTGGACTATTCTTGCAACGCAGCAGGTAGAAGGCTCATACCGGGAAGAGCGCACCGGTCCGCTCGAGCCCGAGGCCCCCCGCCGGGGAGCGTCGGCCGCGGGGTCACCGCGACTCGCGAGGCTCCTCGGCCGGCTCCTCGGCCGGCTCCCCGGCCGGCTCCTCGCCGG is part of the Coriobacteriia bacterium genome and encodes:
- a CDS encoding ferritin-like domain-containing protein encodes the protein MNETEIVKRLSTLLQMDRDAVKLYTEAGLAMGHADLGIGAERFGEHHARHAEEIERAIRERHQQPKRPTREFESIMRLHMDSISRSRDADETMITMRMAERIMNLEYAEALEMEMPEELRRMLERNLTDEQEHLGAIEQWLEDNVGADVGFHL
- a CDS encoding glycosyltransferase family 9 protein gives rise to the protein MAEELRRIAVLRANGIGDLVFALPALCALKEAHPRSRLTLLGLPWHEDFLRGRPGPVDRVVVVPRYRGVRSDGPPEPGAQRRFFAQMRHERFDVAVQMHGGGRHSNPFVSSLGAGLTAGLRGADAPALDRWVPYRLYQPEHVRYLEVAALLGADETLREPEVEVTDDDRLETQAVLARRLDAGAAARPLVAMNPGAGDARRRWPVKRFAEVGDGLARAGATVVLTGAAPDALLTVGVREAMREKPVDLAGRLSLGGVCALYARCAVVVSNDSGPLHLAAAVGAPTVGIFWAGNVITAALPTRSRHRYAISWRLACPTCGADCMRSDCAHEDSFVADVSASEVLGEALDLLEATEREGVALRESL
- a CDS encoding MFS transporter — encoded protein: MVKRCADALACQVRDYRSAVGGFSRNAHRYLVSGFFQGVGGGMLATVFTIYIKTAGMPERVIGDVEAAVAFAAAVVCVVGPPLVAVAGYRVLIVSAIALMVAARLGQSLLPLAGVLVGLALVIGLGDGFLRAINSAFLSESSRDEERGHLFSSEFVNRVLAGFLGGVAGGFLPTMLAPRVGELASYQVTIALGALLLAAGAVPMLAVRESREERTRLAQAYVGAVRRFRSWRKVGKLVLPQSFISLGGGMVIPFIPLYLKQHLHATIAQVGLIQGSASVVLALVSFGTPVIARRLGLTRGVPLLQGLSVPFLALVPVVGSIAVAVGALWARGALMNMAGPMVNQYSMEDVPAEDKPLVAGWMFFALNMMWLAGNMAGGRLMEVSYAAPYVPAVFLYATGAGASYAVWHRSVRRSAARPTRPAAVVETAA